The DNA region TTTAAACTAAAAACAAAGTAAAATAAGCCTTCAAAAGACTTATTTTTTCGAAATAATTAATTGTCGTTCGCGACCTTCACCTTCAGAATGTGTTTCGATATCTGAATAATCTTGAGCTAATTTATGGACAGTGAAGCGGTCAGTCGGATTTAAATTTAATCGGTAAGGCTCACCAGTTTTTCGAACTTGTTCAATCCATTTTTCAGCTTTTTCAGTAATTTTTTGAGCTCGTTGTTTTTTATAATCTGCAACATCAATATTTACACGGTGAATTTCAGCATTTTTAGCCTCAAGCGCTCGTGAAATTAAAAATTGTAATGAACGTAAATTTCCAGAATCACGACCAATAAATAAAGAGTTTAGTTCGCTTGAAGGAACTGAAAGCTGAATAATTTCATCATCCGCAGTTGAATGAACCGCCAGATTAACTCCAAAAAAGCTCAAAATATCTTCCAAAAACTTTTGTGCAAAAACAATTGATTCTTCTCGATTCATATTACCTCCGTTTTCCATCTTTCGCTTTAATTCTTCGAATATTCGTTCCGCCTTTCTCTTTCGAATTTTTCTTTATCGTCTTAGATGGTGTATTTTTTACAATGATTGCTTCTTTAGTATTTTTAATCTTATTTTTTGGAGATTCCTGAGCAATTTTTTCCATCTCTTTTGAATCAATTGAGAAAATATATTTTTGCTGAATAATTTGAATAATATTCGAAATTAGGTAATAAAAAATCAAAGCACCATAAAGCCCCATCATAAGAAAGAACAAAATTACTGGGAGAATTAAATTCATATTAGAATTTACAGCAGCGTTAAGTTCTGCTTGATTTGGCTCTTTCCCTTCTGCTGCCTCCTTAAAAATATCACGAATCCGACGATTACCATTTTTTGGCTGAGTCTGCCGAACCATATACCACTGCGAAAGTGTTAGTCCAACTAAAATTATCATCATAAAACCGCTTGAAAGGTCATTTAAAGGCACAGCCGTATCTGTTAAGTCGATAACTCCAAGGAATTTTGGTTCAAGTTTTTTGCTTGAAATAACATCACTCACGCGACTCATTTGTGCAACTGGCTGATATACCCATTTCGAAATTTGATCAGGCGTATTCACTACAATTCGCATCACACTAAAGAAAGTTAACAGGATTGGCAGCTGAATAAATAAAGCCAGCATTGAACGAAATGGCTTGAAATTATGACGGCGATAAAGTTCCATCATCTGTAAAGTTTCAGCTTGCTTATTACCTTTCGAATTTTTGCGAATTTTTTGCAATTCTGGCTGAAGCTCTCGCATAACTTTTGATTGATGAAGCTGACTCTTTGTAAGTGGCCACATCAAAAATCGCACAATTAAAGTGAAGATAATAATTGTGAAGCCAAAATCGCCAATAAAGTTATAAATCACCAATAATAGGTTCAAAATTGGCTGAGTAATAAATAATTCAAATAAATTCATATCTATTATTATACTACTTTCTACTACTTATTACAATAAAAATCAGCCTCTTTAAAGATATCAATTATAGCTTCTTTAAGTTCTTCATGCGGAATATCTTTTATGCTTTTATGAAAAATCATCACTACAACATCAAAAGTGCCATCAATTTTTGGTAGTTCATGGCGAATAATTTCATAAACTCGCCGGCGAATTCGATTTCGGCCAACCGCGCTCTTTAAAACCTTTTTCGAAACCACAACCGCAAAACGTGAATCTTTACGGCGTGGATTTTGTGCAAATTTCACGGTAATTTTTTGTGTACGAACTGAAGTTCCGTTTGAATAAACATAACGCAAGCTACCATGACCATGAAATCTATTTTTATAAGCTAACATAACTGTTTATATTTTAGCATTTTTTAAGTAATTTAGCAAATTAAAACGAGCTCACAGTAAGCCCGTTTTAAAAATTTATTATAGATTAACAATAACTTTTTTATTAGACCAAAATGATGGTTGATAATGGAGTTTTAGTGAAGAACCAGCAGGGACTTCAAAAATTATCGAACCGCTCTTTTTACCACCTTTTACTAAATCACCAGAACCAAGACTATCTGGTAGGCTATAAGTTTGTCCATCAGCGCTTTCAGCGGCTCCGTTAGAATCTTCAGCCTTAAATTCAAAAAACATTATAGTTCATCTCTGTTTCAGATTTATTTTCAATCTTTACTGAAACTTTTACATATTCTTTGCCATCTTTTGGTTTTAAATAAGCATTTCCAGAATTCCAGTTTCGCTCAACCTTTTCAACGGTCAATTCTTTTCCATCGAACGCAATTATATCACCAACATTGAATTCAGTTTTTTCTTCTTTTTTAGACTCACCTTTTTGAGTTTGAGATGATCCGTTTGATCCAGAATTTTTATTTTCACCAACTTTTTCAGGCTGTTTATATTGGCTACCAATAGCAATAATTACAACTATAACAATCCAAAACCAAGCTTTTTTATAGAATGGCTTCTCAGATTTAGTTTTCGAAGATATTCTATTTAGCTGCTTGCTATCATTAGATTCTACAGTTGATTTTTCTTCTTTCATTATAACTCCCTTTATAAAATATTAATTATTACATAATCATTTTACCCCCCCCCCGATATATTTTGTCAAGTATAAAAATAAAAAAAGAGGCTTTCAAAAACCTCTTTTAATCTCGTTTTAGCATTACAGTAAAAGCTTCGCTCGGAATTTCAACATTTCCAAATTTCTTCATTCGCTTTTTACCACGTTTTTGTTTAGCAAGCAGTTTTTTCTTTCGAGAAACATCGCCACCGTAAAGATAACCAGTCACGTCTTTTCGATAAGCCGAAATATTCTCGCGCGCGATAAACTTTCCGCCAATCGCCGCTTGAATCGCCACCTGGAAATTCTGTCGCGGAATAACTTCTTTCAATTTTGCAGTAATTTCACGACCCATTCGTACACTTTCCGAACGGTGACACATCACCGAAAGCGCATCAACCATTTCGCCCGCAACATAAAAATCCACACGCACCAAATCTTCTACCAAATAATCCCAAAGTTCATAATTAAATGAACCATAACCAGATGTAACGCTTTTCAATTGATCATAAAAATCGGTCAAAAGGTTAGCGAGTGGTGCTTCGAAAGAGACCAAAACACGCTCATCAATATAGCTTAAATTCTTTTGCAAACCGCGTTTCGAAACAATCAGCTGGATTACAGCACCAACATAATCTTTTGGTACCACAATTTCACCTTTAATCCACGGCTCACGAATTTCAGAAATTTTTGTTTGATCAGGTAAATCAGCAGCACTTTTAATATCTAATTCTTCACCTGTTGTCAAAATAACATGATAGTCGGTTGAAGGATTAGTTACCACCAAATCTAAGTCGTATTCACGTTCCAAACGCTCGCGAACAATATCCATATGAAGAAGACCAAGAAAGCCAATTCGCACGCCAAAACCTAAAACTGGTGAATTCTCTGGTTCGAATTGAAGTGCAGAATCACTTAAACTTAATTTTTCAACCGCATCTTTCAAATCTTGATAATCTTCATTTGAAACCGGGAAAAACCCAGCATAAACGAACGGCTGAACGTTTTGATAACCAGGTAGAGGCTCACTAGCAGGATTTTTCGAAAGAGTTACAGTATCACCAACTTTTGCCTCACGGGTAGTTTTTAAGTTAGTCACAATGTATCCAATCTCGCCCGCACTCATTTTATCGTATGGTGTCATTTTTGGCTGAAGCTTACCAATTTCTAGCGCCAAACCTTTTGAATCTGTCGCCATCATTTTAATTTCTTCACCTTTTTTTAGCTCACCCGAAAAAATACGCACGTATAAAATTACGCCACGGTAATCATCATAATAACTATCAAAAATTAAAGCTTTTAGTGGTTTCATTAAATCTCCTTTGGTGCAGGAATTTTCTCAATCACCGCATTTAAAACTTCTTCAACACCCATTCCTGTTTTGGCTGAAATATGTAAAATTTCACTTTCATCACAACCTAAAAGATTAATAACTTCTTTCGAAACTCGCGGAATATCTGCTGCGGGTAAATCAATTTTATTCAAAACTGGAATAATTTTTAAATCTGCCGCCATTGCAAGATAAACATTAGCCAAAGTTTGTGCTTGAATCCCTTGCGAAGCATCAACCACTAAAATTGCACCTTCACAAGCTTGAAGAGAACGCGAAACTTCATAGGAAAAGTCAACATGTCCAGGAGTGTCAATTAAATTCAATTCTATCCCCTGCCAATTCATTGTTACAGGCGCAAGTTTAATTGTAATTCCTTTTTCGCGCTCCAAATCCATCGAGTCTAAAAGCTGCGACTTCATATCACGTTTTTGAACAGTACCGGTAATTTCCATCATTCGGTCAGCTAAGGTCGACTTACCGTGATCAATATGAGCAATAATACAAAAATTTCTAATCTTTTCTAAATTCATAAACTTTCTATATTTTAACAGATTTTTAAAGTTTAGGCAAATTATTTAATCTTAACTTGCACGAAAATCATCTTTTTAATTTGCGAAATAATCGGCTCAGCTTCTTCAAGTTTTAATAATTTTGCGACCAAGACATAAGTTGTTGAACTAACTAATCCGATAAATATAAATTTTGGAAAAGTTGAGAAGAATCGTAAATCAGAGCCAAGCAAAGGCATTCTCGCCACCAATAAATAACAAATTAAACCAGCTGTAGCACTAGCAATCACCATTCGAAAAATCCCTAAAAGAAATTGTGCGTCAAAAAGCCCATCAATTCTTTTTCGCATCAAAAATAGTAAAATCACAATTTCAAGAACTGCGCCAATCGCCTGCGCCCAAGCTAATCCATAAGCACCAAATTTAAAAATTAAGCTGAAAATTATCGCCAAAACAATATTCAAACCAATTGCAACCAACGAGATATAAAATGGTGTTTTTGTATCTTCCATTGCGTAAAAACTCCTTGCTGCAATATGATAAATTGAACGTGCAAAAATCGAAAGAACAAGAACACCCAAAAGCCCAGCAATCAAATCATCACCACCGTTTTTAATAAAGCTAACGATATAGCCACGCAAAAAGAAGAACAAAACCGAAACTGGCAAAGCTAAGAAAATAATCATTCGAAGAGCCGATTGTAGATCTTTTCGAAAGAGATCTTTTCGGCCGATTGCTAATCTTTCAGTTAAATTCGGGAAAAAAGCGGTAGAAATCGCCACACCAATTAAGTTTACTGGCATCATTTGAAGAGTTAAACTTTGCGAATAAGCACGAACTGTTCCCGAACCCATTCGGCTTGCCATATTTGTTTCAACAATTGAATTTACGTAGTCTAAACCTTGATCCATTGAGCGTGTTGGTAGCAGCTTCATTACCTGCTGAAATCCTCTATTTTTCCAGAAAATTCGAAATTGATATTTAAAATCAACACCAATTAAACCAGCTGCTGCAATCAAAAGTTGCAAAACCGATCCAAAAGCAACACCGATTGCTACACCCATAATTCCGCCTTCAAAAATTTGAATACCAAAAATATTAATTCCATTTGTGAAAAACACTGTTCCGATAATAATTCCAATGTTGTAAATTGCAGGCGCAAGAGCTGAAAAAGTAAATCTTCCAATTGCTTGCTGAACACTTGTCAAAACTGTTGCAATCGCAAAAAGAAATGGATTAATTGCAATCACACGCATCATTGATATAGCTAAAGATCGCGAAGATTCACTTAAACCTGGGCCAACAATATATTTAACTAAAGGCTCTGCGAAAATAATAATTAAAACAGATGTTACTAAAGTTAAAAGTGCTAACAAATTTAAAACACTCGAACTTAATTCCCAAGCAGATTTTTTATTTCGATTTGCCATTCGCTGGTTAAAAACTGGAATAAACGTTACACTTAAAGCTCCCGAAACCAAAATGAAAAACATAAAATCAGGAATTGTAAAAGCTACCGTGTAAGCATCAATTCCGTCTGGGTAAGAATCTAAATAATACGAATTTAAAAGCCTGTCTCGCAAAAAGCCTAACAAGCTCGACAAAAGCGTCGAGCTCGCAAGAACGATTGCTGCAAATTTTACTGTTAATCTTGAGTTAGCTTTCGAAACAATTGATCTAACTTTTGATTTCATAATTAATCGTGAAGTTTTGCTTCCTTAGGCAATTTAGCATTTTTTAAAATTTCAGCAACTTCTTTTTCATCAAGGGTTTCTTTTTCGAGAAGTGCATCTGTTAATTCTTTGAGCGGTTTTTTATTCGCTTTAAGAATTGTGGCAGCACGCTCAACGGCCTCTTTAATTAATTTAGCAATTTCTGCATCAATTTTTTCAGCGGTTTTTTCAGAATATGGTCGCTCGCGAGTCATTTTGTCAAAGAACATTCCAGAATTTTCTTCATGAAAAACTTGATCAAGTAAATCTTCACCCATACCAAATTCAATTACCATATTTCGAGCAATATCAGTTGCATTTCGAAGGTCGCTTGATGCTCCGGTTGAAATTCCAGCCTCGCCATAAATCAACATTTCAGCCTGACGTCCACCCATTGCGCGCGCCAAGATATCTTTATATTCGAAAATATTTGTATAGCTTCGATCTTCTGGCGGTAAAAACCATGTTACACCACCAGTTCCACCACGCGGAATAATTGTAACCTTATGAACTGGGTCTGAATCTGGTAAAACATGGCCAACAACAGCATGGCCAGCTTCATGCCAAGCGGTAGTTTCACGTTCTAAATCACTCATAACTTTTGATTTTCGTTCTGGGCCAATCGCCACTTTTTCGAAAGCTTCAGTTAGATCTTCATTAGTAATTACTTCACGGTTATTTCGTGCTGCTAAAATAGCTGCTTCATTTGCAATGTTTGCAAGGTCAGCACCTGCAGAACCAGCAGTTTTCTTTGCTAATGCGTTCAAATCAACAGATTCATCAACTTTTTTATTCTTGAAATGAACCTCTAAAATTGCTAAACGATCTTTTCTTTCAGGAAGAGAAATTTCTACACGGCGGTCAAATCGGCCAGGTCGAAGAAGGGCTGGGTCGAGTACATCAGCACGGTTAGTTGCAGCCAAAACAATAACACCAGTATCCTTTTCGAAACCATCCATTTCAACCAAAATTTGGTTCAAGGTTTGTTCACGTTCATCATGGCCTCCACCCATTCCAGAGCCACGTTTTCTGCCGACCGCATCAATTTCATCAATAAAGATGATCGCTGGAGCATTCTTTTTTGCTTTCGAAAACAAATCTCGAACACGTGAAGCACCAACGCCAACAAACATTTCCATAAATTCTGAACCTGAAATCGAGAAAAATGGAACTTTCGCCTCACCCGCAACAGCACGAGCTAACATTGTTTTACCAGTTCCTGGGTTTCCAACCATCAAAATACCACTTGGGATTTTTGCACCCATTTTTTGGTATTTTTTAGGATCTTTCAAAAAATCAACAACTTCATATAAATCTTGTTTAGCGTTTTCATTTCCAGCAATATCTTCAAATTTAATCTTCTTTTTATCTTCACCGTAAAGTTTTGCTCGAGATTTGCCGAAATTCATTGCTTGCGAATTTTGACCAGTTGCCGAACGCATAATTAGCATAAAGAAAGCTACAATCGCAATAACTGGCACAATCATAACTGTTAAATTCCAAATTATTTCCGAAGAGTTATCAACTGGCATTACATCAACAGTAGTCTTTCCTTTTTCAAGCCCTTGTTCATAAATTGTTCCACTTTCTTTAACTGATTTTTCGCTAGCTCTCTTCTCGCCTTTTCTAGTAATCCTTACATCATTTCCCTGAATTTCTAGTTTCGAAATCTCACCTTTATTAGCGCGCAAGATCACATCCGAAATAGCAACTTCTTTTAATTTATTTGAAAAAATATTTTGGCTCACCCAAATTCCACTAAAAATAGCTATAATCACCACCCAAAAAATAACATTCAGAGATAGCTTCTTAAAATTATTGTTTTTCTTATCTTTCATCATCTTCCTTTCCGGTCATTCAACTCTTACCATTTTAACAAATTTTTAAAGCGTTTTCAACCAAAAAAAGAAAAACAAATTCTAATGAATCCCTATAAATCACTAACATCTCATTTTAGTTAGATTTTCATCAATATAAAAATTTTAACTCACTTTTAAACTAGATAAACTATTCATTCACTAACTGTAGTAAGTGTAAAACTCCAGTAATTTCTAGAAAATACAACTTCTTGCCCCTCTAAAATTTGTGTTTTTGATCCATTTTTAAAAGTTCGAATCACATGCAAAAAATCCCAAACTTGTTTTGAAAGCGGAATCCTGCCAGATTGACGAATCATAATCTCACGCAAAACCTCATAACAAACTTCATCTGAATTCTTACGAAAAAACTCTCGTTCAAATTTTTGCCCATCGCCAATTTCAAACAAAATCTCTTGAGTTATTTTTTCAATTTCACGGCGAAGTTCAATTTGCCTTTGCCAAATTTTAAAAATCGATTCCAGATCTTTTTCGCTAAAATTCAAAGTTTTTCGAATTCGATTGCGTGTATATTTTTGACTAAAATTAGTTGAATCCTCTCGCCAAATTAAACCTTGTTGCTTTGCCATTTTTAGAATTTCTAATTTCGAAAATCGCAAAAAAGGACGTTCAATATCTGGAGAATCAAAACATGCCACCGCCCGCCAACCGCCACCACGCACCAAATTTAGCGCAAAAGTCTCCGCCAAATCATTCTTATGATGCGCCGTAAAAATTATAGCATTTTCACGTTTAGCAATTTTTCGCAAAAAAATATATCGAGCATTTCGAGCTTTTTCTTCACTTGAATTTTCTCCTAAATTACCATGCTCAAATTCAAATTTCAATCTATCTTTTTCTGCTAATCTTCGAACAAATTCACAGTCTTCTTGACTTTCTTTTCCGCGAATCCCATGCTCAAAATGCGCAACAATCAAGTTTTCTTCAAGCCATTTTTGCCCATTTTTATTTCGAAAAAATCGCACTAAAAAATCTAGCAAAACAACTGAATCCACGCCACCAGAAACTGCCACGACTATCTTCTTCATATAAATTCATTTTACCACACTTGCGTTTTTAAATCGATTATGTTAAAATTTAAACAATGAAAGAAGGTGGGAAAATTTCGAAAATTAAAGAGATAAAGTTCGAAAATTCAGTTAAATTTGCAGCCGAAAGTATTATTGAAAATGCCCTAAATCTGCACGCGACTGATGTTCATATTGAACCAAGAGAAGAATCAACTTTGGTCCGTTTTCGAATTAACGGCGTTTTAAAAACCGTTAATGAATTTTCGAAAGATTTTTTACCAAAATTAGCTAAATATTTTAAGCATCTTGGCGGTTTAAATTTTAGTGAAAAAACTTTTCCACAATCCGCTACAATTCGACATGGAGAAGCTCGGATTCGAATTTCTACAACTCCAGTTTTTTTGGGTGAGAAAGTTACTTTAAGGTTAATTCGAGCCCGAAAAAGTGTTAGAAAACTTAATGAAGTTGGGCTTTGGGGCGAAAACTTACAGCAAATTCAACAAATTTTACGCCAACCGCGTGGAATTGTTTTTACAATTGGTGAAGGAAATAACACAACTAATTTCTCAATTTTAAATGAGTTAAATTCGAGCGAAAAAAATATTGTTACAATTGAAAAAAATATTGAAAAAACTATTTCAGGAATTAACCAGACTGAAATCAATCCAAGAATTGGTTTAGATTATTTTGAAATGACTAAATCAGCTTTGAGTCAAAATCCTGATATTTTATACATTGATAACCTAAAAGATTCGAAAACTGCCGAGCTTATTTTTGACGCTTCAATGCGAGGGAAATTCATCATCGCAAGCCTTTCAGTTCAAAAAATAAGTGAAATTATCCCATTTTTAAATTATCTTGGAATTGAACCGTTCTTAATTAGTGCAAATGTTCTAGGAATGATATCGCAAACCTTAATTCGTACCGTTTCGAAAAAGGCAATTTCAAAAACCAAAATCTCAAAAGAAGAATCTTCGCTGATTTTACAGGAATTTAAAACTACGGGAGCAAAAATCCATCAATTAGAAAAAGATTTTCGCGATAAAGTTCACCCAAAAAATAAACTTTCAACTTCTTCAAATGCTATTTTAGAATTACCAATTGTTCGAAAAAAAGAAAATTACGAATTAGCTTTCTCTGGAAATACTGCAATTTTTGAAGTTTTAAGTTTAATTAACGGCGATATTTCAAAAGAAATTAAAAATTTAATTCAAATTAAGCCAACTTCAGTTGAAATTGAAGAAATTCTTTCAACAAATAATTTTAGAAATATGAAATTAGATGGTTTAGCGAAGGTTCTACAAAACGAAACAATTCTACCAGAATTAATGCGGAAAACTGGATTTTAAAACAATAATTTGTTAAAATTATAAATAATTATGTTAATTTTAGCTTCAAAATTACTAAACACACCAATTATGGGGCTACAAACTGGCTCTCAACTTGCCCTAACCGGCAATGCAATTATTAATCCTGAAAATTTACAAATTTTAGCTTACCAATTAAAAGCTAATTCTTTTTCGAACGAAGAAATGTTAATACGAATCGCTGATATTCGTGAACTTTCAAGAATTGGATTTATTATCGACTCTGGTGAAGATTTTATTCTCCCAACAGATGTGATTAAAATTAAAGAAATAATTGACCTTGATTTTGACATCTTAAATCTTAAAGTTGAAGATGAAAAAGGTTCAAAAATTGGTAAAATAATTGACTACACTTTAAGTTTAGCTGATTTTTCAGTTCAACAATTAATCGTAAAACGGCCATTTTTAAAATCATTAAACGACCCAGCTTTAACAATTCACCGATCTCAAATTGTTGCGATAAGTGACGATACTATCACAATTCGCTGCGAAAAAGAAGAAGCCCCACAAAAACGAGCAGAAAGAACTGAGAATTTTGTGCCAAATTATATAAATCCCTTTCGAGATTAAAATTATTCTTTCGAAAGCGCCTTTTTAATTTCATCAAAAGAAAAACCCTGTCGAGCCAAATAAGCAATTAACTTTTGTTCATCTGTATATTTTTTAGCTTTTTTAGCGATTATTTTTTGAATCTCATCCTCATCATTTCGATTTGATTCACTTAAAACCTGTTCAATAATATCTGAAGAGACACCTTTTGAGAATAATTCAGATTTTAGTTTTTTAATTGAGCTACCTTTTCTCTGATTACGATTTTCAACCCAGAATTTAGCAAACTTTTCATCATCAATATATTTTTTTTCAATCAATCGGTTCAAAACCTGTTCAACTGAAATTTTCGAAACTCCTTTTTTTTCATAGAATTCACCTGTTTTACGATTTTTAAGCTTACGATTCAAAGTTTTTTTCCATAAATAATCACTAATTTCCTTTTTAGAATGTGGCCTCATTAAGCAATAATTTAAAGCTAAAGCATAAAGTTTACCAAATTCACTCTGCTGTTCAAGATTTTCGATTTCAGTTTTTGTAAATTTAGATCCAATTTTAATATTTAATTGAGTTAATTGAAAAATATCTAGCGAAAAACGATATTTTCCATTCACAAAAATATTTACCCGATTTTGATTTTTAACTGCTTGTTTTATATCTGTGATTATAAAAAAACCATCCTTAAAAGTAGCTTCTTTAGAGCTATTTTTTATCTTTTTATTTTCAAAATCACTATGATCAAAAATCTCTAATGCCATAAAAATTAAAATCAAATTAGCCCAAATTTATCGGGCTAATTATTTTATTCTTCAGTTTTTTCTTCGTTTGGAGTTTCTTCAATAAATTCTTCACCACGAATTTTTGCTCGAACCTTAGCATCAATTTCTGTCATTACATCTGGATTTTCAAGCAAATATCGTTTAGCGTTTTCACGACCTTGACCAATATTCTGATCATTATATTTATAGAATGCGCCAGATTTTCCTAAAATTTCATGTTCAACCGCTAAATCTATAATATCTCCAGTTTTCGAAATTCCCTCGTTATACATAATGTCGAATTCGGCAACTCGGAACGGTGCTGCAATCTTGTTTTTCACAATTTTAACCTTTGTACGGTTTCCAATTACATCATCACCACTTTTAATTTGAGCTGTTCGGCGAATATCAGCACGAACTGAAGCATAGAATTTAAGCGCGTTACCACCAGTTGTGGTTTCAGGATTTCCAAACATCACACCAATTTTCATTCGAATTTGGTTGATGAAAATTACCGTAGCTTTTGATTTATTGATAATTCCAGTAAGTTTTCGAAGCGCTTGCGACATTAAACGAGCTTGAAGTCCCATGTGAGCGTCACCCATATCTCCATCAATTTCAGCCTGCGGAACAAGAGCTGCAACTGAGTCGACTACAATTAAATCAACTGCGTTCGAACGCACCAAAGTTTCAGTAATTTCAAGCGCTTGCTCACCATTATCAGGCTGTGCAACAAGCAAGTTTTCAGTATCAACACCAAGTTTGCGTGCATAAGCTGGATCAAGTGCATGCTCAGCATCAATAAACGCCGCTGTTCCACCTTGTTTTTGAATTTCAGCAATTGCATGAAGTGTTAAAGTAGTTTTTCCTGAACTTTCTGGTCCATAAATTTCAATAATTCGCCCCTTAGGGTATCCACCGCCAAGCGCAATATCTAGACTTAAACATCCTGAAGGTAGAAGCTCAACATCAACTTTATGGTTTTCACCAAGCTTCATAATTGAACCATCACCAAATTGTTTCGAAATTTGTGCAATCGCTAAATCTAGCGCTTGTTTTTTGCCATCTTCAGCCATTCC from Candidatus Saccharimonas sp. includes:
- the ftsH gene encoding ATP-dependent zinc metalloprotease FtsH, with product MMKDKKNNNFKKLSLNVIFWVVIIAIFSGIWVSQNIFSNKLKEVAISDVILRANKGEISKLEIQGNDVRITRKGEKRASEKSVKESGTIYEQGLEKGKTTVDVMPVDNSSEIIWNLTVMIVPVIAIVAFFMLIMRSATGQNSQAMNFGKSRAKLYGEDKKKIKFEDIAGNENAKQDLYEVVDFLKDPKKYQKMGAKIPSGILMVGNPGTGKTMLARAVAGEAKVPFFSISGSEFMEMFVGVGASRVRDLFSKAKKNAPAIIFIDEIDAVGRKRGSGMGGGHDEREQTLNQILVEMDGFEKDTGVIVLAATNRADVLDPALLRPGRFDRRVEISLPERKDRLAILEVHFKNKKVDESVDLNALAKKTAGSAGADLANIANEAAILAARNNREVITNEDLTEAFEKVAIGPERKSKVMSDLERETTAWHEAGHAVVGHVLPDSDPVHKVTIIPRGGTGGVTWFLPPEDRSYTNIFEYKDILARAMGGRQAEMLIYGEAGISTGASSDLRNATDIARNMVIEFGMGEDLLDQVFHEENSGMFFDKMTRERPYSEKTAEKIDAEIAKLIKEAVERAATILKANKKPLKELTDALLEKETLDEKEVAEILKNAKLPKEAKLHD
- the murJ gene encoding murein biosynthesis integral membrane protein MurJ; this encodes MKSKVRSIVSKANSRLTVKFAAIVLASSTLLSSLLGFLRDRLLNSYYLDSYPDGIDAYTVAFTIPDFMFFILVSGALSVTFIPVFNQRMANRNKKSAWELSSSVLNLLALLTLVTSVLIIIFAEPLVKYIVGPGLSESSRSLAISMMRVIAINPFLFAIATVLTSVQQAIGRFTFSALAPAIYNIGIIIGTVFFTNGINIFGIQIFEGGIMGVAIGVAFGSVLQLLIAAAGLIGVDFKYQFRIFWKNRGFQQVMKLLPTRSMDQGLDYVNSIVETNMASRMGSGTVRAYSQSLTLQMMPVNLIGVAISTAFFPNLTERLAIGRKDLFRKDLQSALRMIIFLALPVSVLFFFLRGYIVSFIKNGGDDLIAGLLGVLVLSIFARSIYHIAARSFYAMEDTKTPFYISLVAIGLNIVLAIIFSLIFKFGAYGLAWAQAIGAVLEIVILLFLMRKRIDGLFDAQFLLGIFRMVIASATAGLICYLLVARMPLLGSDLRFFSTFPKFIFIGLVSSTTYVLVAKLLKLEEAEPIISQIKKMIFVQVKIK
- a CDS encoding single-stranded DNA-binding protein encodes the protein MNREESIVFAQKFLEDILSFFGVNLAVHSTADDEIIQLSVPSSELNSLFIGRDSGNLRSLQFLISRALEAKNAEIHRVNIDVADYKKQRAQKITEKAEKWIEQVRKTGEPYRLNLNPTDRFTVHKLAQDYSDIETHSEGEGRERQLIISKK
- the tilS gene encoding tRNA lysidine(34) synthetase TilS, with protein sequence MKKIVVAVSGGVDSVVLLDFLVRFFRNKNGQKWLEENLIVAHFEHGIRGKESQEDCEFVRRLAEKDRLKFEFEHGNLGENSSEEKARNARYIFLRKIAKRENAIIFTAHHKNDLAETFALNLVRGGGWRAVACFDSPDIERPFLRFSKLEILKMAKQQGLIWREDSTNFSQKYTRNRIRKTLNFSEKDLESIFKIWQRQIELRREIEKITQEILFEIGDGQKFEREFFRKNSDEVCYEVLREIMIRQSGRIPLSKQVWDFLHVIRTFKNGSKTQILEGQEVVFSRNYWSFTLTTVSE
- a CDS encoding DUF4352 domain-containing protein translates to MKEEKSTVESNDSKQLNRISSKTKSEKPFYKKAWFWIVIVVIIAIGSQYKQPEKVGENKNSGSNGSSQTQKGESKKEEKTEFNVGDIIAFDGKELTVEKVERNWNSGNAYLKPKDGKEYVKVSVKIENKSETEMNYNVF
- the rnpA gene encoding ribonuclease P protein component; amino-acid sequence: MLAYKNRFHGHGSLRYVYSNGTSVRTQKITVKFAQNPRRKDSRFAVVVSKKVLKSAVGRNRIRRRVYEIIRHELPKIDGTFDVVVMIFHKSIKDIPHEELKEAIIDIFKEADFYCNK
- a CDS encoding DUF4352 domain-containing protein — protein: MFFEFKAEDSNGAAESADGQTYSLPDSLGSGDLVKGGKKSGSIIFEVPAGSSLKLHYQPSFWSNKKVIVNL
- the tadA gene encoding Flp pilus assembly complex ATPase component TadA, encoding MKEGGKISKIKEIKFENSVKFAAESIIENALNLHATDVHIEPREESTLVRFRINGVLKTVNEFSKDFLPKLAKYFKHLGGLNFSEKTFPQSATIRHGEARIRISTTPVFLGEKVTLRLIRARKSVRKLNEVGLWGENLQQIQQILRQPRGIVFTIGEGNNTTNFSILNELNSSEKNIVTIEKNIEKTISGINQTEINPRIGLDYFEMTKSALSQNPDILYIDNLKDSKTAELIFDASMRGKFIIASLSVQKISEIIPFLNYLGIEPFLISANVLGMISQTLIRTVSKKAISKTKISKEESSLILQEFKTTGAKIHQLEKDFRDKVHPKNKLSTSSNAILELPIVRKKENYELAFSGNTAIFEVLSLINGDISKEIKNLIQIKPTSVEIEEILSTNNFRNMKLDGLAKVLQNETILPELMRKTGF
- a CDS encoding YidC/Oxa1 family membrane protein insertase, with amino-acid sequence MNLFELFITQPILNLLLVIYNFIGDFGFTIIIFTLIVRFLMWPLTKSQLHQSKVMRELQPELQKIRKNSKGNKQAETLQMMELYRRHNFKPFRSMLALFIQLPILLTFFSVMRIVVNTPDQISKWVYQPVAQMSRVSDVISSKKLEPKFLGVIDLTDTAVPLNDLSSGFMMIILVGLTLSQWYMVRQTQPKNGNRRIRDIFKEAAEGKEPNQAELNAAVNSNMNLILPVILFFLMMGLYGALIFYYLISNIIQIIQQKYIFSIDSKEMEKIAQESPKNKIKNTKEAIIVKNTPSKTIKKNSKEKGGTNIRRIKAKDGKRR